AAGGCTACCATGAAGATCGAAATCGGAGACGCCGAGAAGATGCGAACGAAAATCTATGAGGTAGCGCAGGACTTCAAGATTCCCCTCGAAGAGAAGGATATCATCGTTAGTAAGAAAGAACGTTCGCTCAGGGTCCAGATCGCCTGGTCCGTGGATGTTGATGTCTTCGGGCTCTATCACAGAACCCTGCATTTCGAGATCAACGAAGAGGTCTGACCGTGTTTACCGGTATTATCGCCGAGATGGGAGAAGTTCTATCGCTCCGCCTGAAACGGCCCGGCGCGACCTTGACGGTAAAGGCCCCTGTTCTGGCGAGGGATACGGTCATCGGCGACAGCATCGCCATCAATGGGGCATGTCTTACCGTTGTCGGCATCGAGGAAAGCTCACTATCCTTCGATCTGTCAGGAGAGACGCTCACCGCGACGAACCTCGGCCAATTGAAGGTCGCGGAGCGGGTGAACCTCGAACCGTCCCTCAGACCCGACGGAAAATTGGGCGGCCACTTTGTCTCCGGTCATGTAGATGCCGTCGGGACGATCCGCACGAAGTCCACAGTCGGTGACACCCTCAGGATTGTCGTCGCCGCACCATCGCGTGTTGCGGGGTTCCTCGTCGAAAAGGGGTCTGTGGCGGTTGACGGGATAAGCCTTACCGTCGTAGAGGTGTCGGACGATGGGTTCAGTGTCGTGATTATTCCCCATACCGTGAAGGTGACGACTCTCGGCTTCAAGAA
The nucleotide sequence above comes from Thermodesulfovibrionales bacterium. Encoded proteins:
- a CDS encoding riboflavin synthase is translated as MFTGIIAEMGEVLSLRLKRPGATLTVKAPVLARDTVIGDSIAINGACLTVVGIEESSLSFDLSGETLTATNLGQLKVAERVNLEPSLRPDGKLGGHFVSGHVDAVGTIRTKSTVGDTLRIVVAAPSRVAGFLVEKGSVAVDGISLTVVEVSDDGFSVVIIPHTVKVTTLGFKNVGDSLNLEADIIGKYVARFLAGDRTNKADRDGQLMKSLAEAGYLDESRKGGSP